Within the Vicinamibacteria bacterium genome, the region TCGATCCCGCTGCGCAGCAAATTCGTCGCTCCGGTGTAATTGCCCGCCGCAAGGTGGTAGAGACCGACCGAAACGTGGATGAGCCCCTGGAGAAACTTCCGATCCTCCCCCTTCTCCTCCGCCCAGGCCTCTTCGAGCAGATCGTGGCACTCGAAATAGAGCTTTCGATTGAAAAGCCCAGCCGCGCGTTCCAGCAGATTCGAGTCATCCACGAAAGACTACAATACCGCATGTCGCGCGGCAGGCCGTGGATTCTCTCCATGACCTGGCACGACCTGCTCTTCGCTCACTTCAGAGTTCCGGAAAAGGCGCTCACCCCGCTCATTCCAAGTGGGTTGGCCCTCGATACCTTCGAAGGAGAAACCTG harbors:
- a CDS encoding DUF309 domain-containing protein — its product is MDDSNLLERAAGLFNRKLYFECHDLLEEAWAEEKGEDRKFLQGLIHVSVGLYHLAAGNYTGATNLLRSGIEKLERFAPSRHGLDLTGLLERARTCLDKSERLGAGEHLAWGDDDVPEMRFEEGRAR